The Peribacillus sp. FSL E2-0218 genome contains a region encoding:
- the flhF gene encoding flagellar biosynthesis protein FlhF: MKVKKYLAPSMTEAMKRIRGELGSEAVILSSKAVYKGGFLGLFKKRNIEVIAAIDPVSAPLQTVTKQKKKKLPSNPQLEDQAPAVYESRGNSELMKEIEGLKDMINRIQIHSSDRKFPERLQKAYDSLTEQEVDPALRSQIMDELLEKWFAFKQRATVEEVQAWLEESLLAILDQVENGQPGMQKKYINIVGPTGVGKTTTLAKVAAETMLKHDKRVAFITTDTYRIAAIDQLKTYAKILNVPIEVAYNLEDFKRATERFSHYDYVFIDTAGRNFRNPQYVKDLNEIIHFTDEIETYLVLSLTSKQKDMEDIYRQFAAIPIKQVIFTKADETSTFGSIFNFIHTHKVGAAYITTGQNVPDDIEIATSSQLLKMALEAKKYERPS, translated from the coding sequence TTGAAGGTAAAGAAATATTTGGCCCCGTCAATGACCGAGGCGATGAAGCGAATTAGGGGGGAGCTAGGCAGTGAGGCGGTCATCTTAAGCTCAAAAGCTGTCTATAAAGGTGGTTTCCTAGGTTTGTTCAAAAAGAGGAACATTGAAGTCATTGCGGCGATCGATCCTGTTTCCGCGCCTCTCCAAACGGTAACCAAGCAAAAAAAGAAGAAGCTGCCTTCCAATCCGCAACTGGAAGATCAAGCACCCGCTGTTTATGAATCCAGGGGGAATTCCGAGTTAATGAAAGAAATCGAAGGCTTGAAAGACATGATTAATCGGATACAGATCCATTCATCTGATCGAAAATTCCCCGAGAGATTGCAGAAAGCCTATGATTCCTTAACGGAGCAGGAAGTGGACCCGGCACTTCGGTCACAAATCATGGATGAATTACTTGAAAAATGGTTCGCTTTCAAGCAAAGAGCGACCGTTGAAGAGGTACAAGCCTGGTTGGAAGAATCGCTGCTGGCGATTTTGGATCAGGTCGAGAACGGACAACCGGGAATGCAGAAAAAGTATATCAATATTGTCGGGCCAACAGGGGTGGGCAAGACAACGACTCTTGCAAAGGTAGCGGCAGAAACCATGTTGAAGCATGATAAAAGGGTGGCATTCATAACGACGGATACTTACAGAATTGCAGCCATAGATCAGCTTAAGACGTATGCGAAGATTTTGAACGTTCCAATCGAAGTGGCTTATAACTTGGAAGACTTCAAACGGGCTACTGAACGTTTCTCCCATTATGATTATGTTTTTATAGATACAGCCGGGAGGAATTTCCGCAATCCGCAATATGTCAAAGATCTGAATGAGATCATTCACTTTACAGATGAGATCGAAACCTATTTGGTGCTGTCATTAACCTCCAAGCAAAAAGATATGGAAGATATTTACCGCCAGTTTGCAGCCATTCCGATAAAACAGGTCATATTTACAAAAGCGGACGAAACCTCGACTTTCGGTAGCATCTTTAATTTCATACACACGCATAAAGTAGGAGCCGCTTATATAACAACTGGCCAGAATGTTCCGGATGATATTGAAATTGCGACATCATCACAGCTATTGAAAATGGCTCTTGAGGCAAAAAAATATGAAAGACCAAGCTGA
- a CDS encoding MinD/ParA family protein, protein MKDQAESLRRRLEALQKQTMARTIAVLSGKGGVGKSNFSLNFSIALSKRGKKVLLFDMDIGMGNIDILIGGHSPFSIIDFFENGRSLQEIITAGPGNISIITGGTGLLNLFSLDEVKFARFNEEFSSLMANYDYILFDMGAGITHDSLKFLLCVDELFVITTPEPTSITDAYSAMKYIHSINKEIPCFLVCNRICSSKEGKETIKRLQNAFMKFLDLETVALGYVPDDRTVSKAVTKQMPFILFDPEADVSRAIMDIGTRYANHSFGGDMTLPKGHFLRNMKRYFLGR, encoded by the coding sequence ATGAAAGACCAAGCTGAGAGCCTGCGAAGGAGACTGGAAGCCCTGCAAAAACAAACAATGGCAAGAACCATTGCCGTTTTAAGTGGCAAGGGCGGTGTCGGTAAATCCAATTTCTCCTTGAATTTTTCAATTGCCTTATCCAAAAGGGGAAAAAAAGTATTGCTGTTTGACATGGACATCGGCATGGGGAACATAGATATTTTAATCGGGGGGCATTCCCCCTTCAGTATTATCGATTTCTTTGAAAATGGTCGCAGTTTGCAGGAAATCATCACCGCTGGTCCAGGTAATATTTCAATCATCACTGGCGGAACGGGCCTGCTGAATCTCTTTTCACTTGATGAAGTGAAGTTTGCGCGTTTCAATGAAGAATTCAGTTCATTGATGGCGAATTACGATTATATATTATTTGATATGGGCGCGGGCATTACGCATGATTCGCTGAAATTCCTATTATGTGTCGATGAATTATTCGTGATTACGACCCCGGAGCCGACTTCCATCACGGATGCCTATTCTGCAATGAAATATATTCATTCGATCAATAAAGAGATTCCATGTTTCCTTGTGTGCAATAGGATATGTTCAAGCAAGGAGGGGAAGGAAACGATTAAGCGTCTGCAAAATGCCTTCATGAAATTTTTAGATCTTGAAACGGTTGCATTAGGTTATGTACCAGACGATAGGACCGTTTCAAAAGCCGTTACTAAACAAATGCCATTTATCCTTTTCGACCCTGAAGCCGATGTATCCCGAGCCATCATGGACATTGGGACGAGATATGCAAACCATTCATTTGGGGGGGATATGACTTTGCCTAAAGGTCATTTCCTCCGAAACATGAAAAGATATTTTCTTGGAAGGTAG
- a CDS encoding chemotaxis response regulator protein-glutamate methylesterase, protein MDKVRVLIVDDSAFMRKLISEFLSEESRIEVIGTARNGKDALEKIKALKPDVVTLDVEMPVMDGLQALNLIMNECPTPVVMLSSTTKVGTENTFAAMSSGAFDFVAKPSGAISLDLHKIKKELHEKVMAASRANVHKLQKNALNIEKSPSVWKNNSKIELVKLVKKQKNERNWSDGNDKVIVIGTSTGGPRALQTVLTGLPGDIDASILVVQHMPPGFTNSLASRLNSLCKIQVKEAEEGELIQKGIAYIAPGGFHLKVRKVGMNWVVHLDQSDLRNGHRPSVDVLFESVSEMNDFAKIAVIMTGMGMDGANGLKKLKQKGLSKAIAESEGTSIVFGMPKAAINTNLIDNIEDVEKIAKSIMGYC, encoded by the coding sequence ATGGATAAAGTAAGAGTATTGATAGTGGATGATTCTGCGTTCATGAGAAAGCTAATTTCAGAGTTTTTATCGGAAGAAAGCAGGATTGAGGTCATTGGAACTGCGAGAAATGGAAAAGATGCTTTAGAAAAAATCAAGGCATTGAAACCCGATGTCGTGACTTTGGATGTGGAAATGCCGGTTATGGACGGTCTGCAAGCTTTGAACTTGATCATGAATGAATGTCCAACCCCCGTGGTCATGTTATCAAGCACAACGAAGGTAGGTACCGAAAATACATTTGCTGCGATGAGCAGCGGGGCCTTTGATTTTGTGGCAAAGCCTTCCGGTGCCATTTCACTTGATTTGCATAAAATCAAGAAGGAACTTCATGAAAAAGTTATGGCAGCAAGCCGGGCAAATGTTCACAAACTGCAAAAGAATGCTCTGAATATTGAAAAAAGCCCATCCGTATGGAAAAATAATAGTAAAATAGAATTAGTTAAATTGGTTAAAAAACAAAAAAATGAACGAAACTGGTCCGATGGAAATGATAAGGTCATTGTCATCGGTACATCCACTGGAGGCCCAAGAGCCTTGCAGACTGTTTTGACAGGTCTGCCGGGCGATATCGATGCGTCAATCCTTGTAGTCCAGCATATGCCTCCCGGCTTCACGAATTCCTTGGCTTCCCGCCTGAATTCATTATGCAAGATTCAAGTGAAGGAAGCTGAAGAGGGGGAACTGATCCAAAAGGGCATAGCCTACATCGCTCCCGGAGGTTTTCACTTGAAAGTGAGAAAAGTCGGAATGAATTGGGTGGTTCATTTAGATCAATCGGATTTGCGCAATGGACACCGCCCTTCCGTGGATGTGCTCTTTGAATCCGTCAGTGAAATGAATGATTTTGCCAAGATAGCGGTTATCATGACCGGGATGGGAATGGACGGGGCGAACGGCCTTAAGAAGCTGAAACAAAAGGGCCTTTCAAAAGCGATAGCGGAATCAGAGGGGACATCGATCGTTTTTGGTATGCCGAAAGCGGCAATCAATACCAATTTAATAGATAACATAGAGGATGTAGAAAAAATAGCTAAATCGATAATGGGCTATTGTTAA
- a CDS encoding chemotaxis protein CheA, whose translation MDMNQYLEVFIEESKEHLQTASEQLLVLEKNPEDLSIVNEIFRSAHTLKGMSATMGYEDLANLTHKMENVLDAIRNSQIILTPEVFDVIFLAVDDLEAMVMSIAEGGDGKRDVSKVVHQLDLIEKGESPVTSSAAEVAAASAVLDKEEMNEGEYDEFEWTVLQQSKEQGFNSFEIAIELRADCLLKAARVFMVFEVLEKAGEVIKSHPPVELLEEEQFDQQFSVTMITKESSEELQKKIMKVSEVDTVVIHSLDLEVARHANVEEDKIAELDNKGQEKNNDMLPSDVKEKKKQPSVKPASSKTIRVNIERLDILMNLFEELVIDRGRLDQISNDLGNQELHETVERMSRITSDLQTIVLNMRMVPVETVFNRFPKMVRQLARDLNKKVELEITGAETELDRTVIDEIGDPLVHLLRNAMDHGIETPEERLAKGKNEEGKIHLKAYHSGNHVFIEIDDDGAGIKKERVLNKALTNGIITRETAATLTDKQIYELIFASGFSTAETISDVSGRGVGLDVVKNTIESLGGSVTIDSKEDEGSIFLIQLPLTLSIISVMLVAIQDEKYAIPLSSIIETAIIKKEDIMNAHNQQVIDFRGKVLPLLFLKDIFEVPISQAEEEFLSVVIVRKGDKLAGLVVDSFIGQLEVVLKSLGNYLTSAFAISGATILGDGQVALIIDCNTLIH comes from the coding sequence ATGGATATGAATCAGTATTTAGAGGTATTTATTGAAGAAAGTAAGGAACATCTTCAAACAGCAAGCGAACAATTGCTGGTGCTTGAGAAGAACCCGGAAGACCTCTCGATTGTCAACGAAATCTTTCGTTCCGCTCATACGTTAAAAGGGATGTCCGCAACGATGGGGTATGAGGATTTGGCGAACTTAACCCATAAAATGGAGAATGTATTGGATGCGATCCGTAACAGTCAAATCATTCTTACGCCTGAAGTGTTTGATGTGATATTTTTAGCCGTTGATGATTTAGAAGCGATGGTCATGTCCATTGCAGAAGGCGGAGATGGAAAAAGAGACGTCTCCAAGGTTGTCCATCAACTGGATTTGATTGAAAAAGGGGAGTCACCAGTCACATCCTCGGCCGCAGAGGTTGCAGCAGCTTCAGCCGTTCTTGATAAGGAGGAAATGAATGAGGGGGAGTATGATGAATTCGAATGGACCGTGCTTCAGCAGTCCAAAGAGCAAGGGTTCAACAGCTTTGAAATCGCAATAGAATTGCGTGCAGATTGTCTGTTAAAAGCTGCCCGGGTATTCATGGTATTTGAAGTGCTTGAAAAAGCGGGTGAAGTCATCAAATCCCATCCGCCTGTCGAACTGTTGGAAGAAGAGCAGTTCGATCAGCAATTCAGCGTCACGATGATAACCAAGGAATCGAGTGAAGAGTTACAGAAAAAAATCATGAAGGTTTCTGAAGTGGATACTGTGGTGATACATAGCCTTGATCTGGAAGTGGCGCGACATGCCAACGTTGAAGAGGATAAAATTGCTGAACTGGATAACAAGGGACAAGAAAAGAATAATGATATGCTTCCAAGCGATGTTAAAGAAAAGAAAAAACAGCCGTCTGTTAAACCTGCATCAAGCAAAACGATCCGGGTAAACATTGAACGTCTTGATATATTAATGAATTTATTCGAGGAGCTTGTAATCGATCGAGGAAGACTTGATCAAATTTCCAATGATTTGGGTAATCAGGAGCTGCATGAAACAGTAGAAAGAATGTCCCGTATTACAAGCGATTTACAAACAATCGTATTGAATATGCGGATGGTGCCAGTGGAAACGGTATTCAACCGCTTTCCTAAAATGGTCCGCCAATTAGCGAGGGATTTAAACAAGAAAGTTGAATTGGAAATCACGGGAGCAGAAACCGAGCTTGATCGCACAGTCATCGATGAAATTGGCGATCCACTCGTCCATTTATTGAGGAACGCCATGGATCATGGAATCGAGACACCTGAAGAACGTCTGGCGAAAGGAAAGAACGAAGAGGGCAAAATCCATCTGAAAGCCTATCACAGCGGAAACCATGTATTCATTGAAATTGATGATGATGGGGCAGGCATTAAAAAAGAGCGAGTTTTGAACAAGGCGCTTACCAATGGAATTATAACGAGGGAAACGGCCGCCACTCTGACAGATAAGCAAATCTATGAATTGATATTCGCCTCGGGCTTCTCGACAGCTGAAACCATTTCGGATGTATCAGGAAGGGGTGTCGGTCTGGATGTAGTGAAAAATACAATCGAGTCTCTGGGCGGCTCTGTCACAATCGATTCAAAAGAGGACGAAGGATCGATATTCCTTATTCAGCTGCCACTTACATTGTCGATTATTTCAGTGATGCTGGTTGCCATCCAGGATGAAAAATATGCCATACCGCTTTCTTCCATCATAGAAACAGCGATCATAAAAAAAGAAGATATCATGAACGCCCATAATCAACAGGTTATAGACTTCAGGGGCAAAGTGCTTCCGCTTCTTTTCCTTAAAGATATTTTTGAAGTGCCGATCAGTCAGGCAGAGGAAGAGTTCCTCTCTGTGGTCATCGTAAGAAAGGGTGACAAATTAGCAGGATTGGTCGTTGATTCATTCATTGGGCAGCTTGAGGTGGTCTTGAAATCACTAGGCAATTATTTAACAAGCGCCTTTGCAATATCGGGAGCGACGATTCTTGGTGATGGTCAAGTAGCTTTAATCATCGATTGCAATACACTGATTCATTGA
- a CDS encoding chemotaxis protein CheW, producing the protein MSQEMKVIVFKIKDKEYAIPVDKVSGIEKLLHITRVPKAVQFVKGVINLRGVITPIIDLRVRFGFEEVEYDDSTRVIIVMLDDMEVGLIVDSANDVLDIPVSSIEPQPEVVGHSASEYISGVAKIEKRLLVLINLEKALSLEVTENMLKEG; encoded by the coding sequence ATGTCGCAGGAAATGAAAGTGATCGTATTCAAAATTAAAGATAAAGAGTATGCCATTCCAGTAGATAAGGTCAGTGGGATTGAAAAGCTTCTGCACATTACGAGAGTTCCGAAGGCGGTCCAATTCGTTAAGGGTGTAATCAATTTAAGGGGCGTCATCACGCCAATTATTGATTTGCGGGTGCGCTTTGGGTTCGAAGAGGTGGAGTACGATGATTCAACAAGGGTCATCATCGTCATGCTCGATGATATGGAAGTGGGGCTGATCGTGGACTCTGCCAATGATGTTTTGGATATTCCAGTGAGTAGTATTGAGCCGCAACCTGAAGTTGTTGGCCATTCGGCTTCTGAATACATAAGCGGAGTCGCAAAAATTGAAAAGCGCCTGCTCGTGTTAATAAATTTGGAAAAGGCTTTAAGCTTGGAAGTGACTGAAAATATGTTAAAAGAAGGATAA
- a CDS encoding chemotaxis protein CheC: MSYIEKISPLQLDILKEIGNIGAGNAATSLSAILNRKIDMNVPHVRIVSFGEMIEMAGGADHVVASIFLRIEGDASGSMFFILSLPLAQYLIREMAGDDTFSIDKTPHAELALSCLQEIGNILSGSYLSSLADFTQLNIIPSVPSLSIDMVGATISYGLLELSQESDAAIVIDTVLVKDQLLADSIAGHFFLLPDPEFFEIIFGALELTADD, from the coding sequence ATGTCATACATTGAGAAAATCAGTCCTCTTCAACTTGATATTTTGAAGGAAATTGGCAATATAGGCGCAGGGAACGCAGCAACTTCGCTTTCGGCCATCCTTAATCGGAAAATCGATATGAATGTCCCGCATGTCCGAATCGTTTCCTTCGGTGAAATGATCGAGATGGCTGGCGGTGCCGATCACGTCGTCGCCAGCATTTTCCTAAGAATAGAAGGGGATGCCTCCGGGAGTATGTTCTTTATCCTTTCACTTCCATTAGCCCAATATTTGATACGGGAGATGGCCGGTGATGACACCTTTTCAATAGATAAGACACCGCATGCCGAACTCGCTCTTTCCTGCCTGCAGGAAATTGGGAATATTTTATCCGGATCGTATCTTTCTTCTTTGGCTGATTTCACACAGTTGAATATTATCCCTTCCGTACCGTCATTGAGCATTGATATGGTAGGAGCGACGATCAGCTATGGGTTGTTGGAACTGTCACAGGAGAGTGATGCAGCGATAGTCATTGATACGGTCCTTGTTAAAGATCAACTATTGGCCGATTCCATTGCCGGTCATTTCTTTTTATTGCCAGACCCGGAGTTTTTTGAAATCATTTTTGGCGCTTTAGAGTTGACGGCTGATGACTGA
- a CDS encoding chemotaxis protein CheD, protein MTELLKAEVVKVGIADMKIVKPPCSIRTSGLGSCVGVVVYDEKKAVAGLVHVMLPDSSLTKTGQINVAKFADTGVRELVQRLVKAGARMPFLKAKLAGGAQMFQFASGGDLMRIGPRNVEAVRKELSDLHIPIVAEDVGGNSGRTIEFNLHDCLLNIRTVNKGTKNI, encoded by the coding sequence ATGACTGAGTTGTTAAAGGCAGAGGTTGTTAAAGTTGGGATAGCGGATATGAAAATTGTAAAACCTCCCTGTTCGATCCGTACGTCTGGCTTGGGATCCTGCGTCGGAGTTGTCGTTTATGACGAGAAAAAAGCGGTTGCCGGTCTGGTCCACGTGATGCTGCCGGACTCTTCACTCACAAAGACGGGGCAAATCAACGTAGCTAAATTTGCAGATACGGGGGTAAGGGAATTAGTGCAGCGCTTGGTAAAAGCGGGTGCGAGAATGCCTTTCTTAAAAGCGAAGCTGGCTGGCGGGGCGCAAATGTTTCAGTTTGCCTCCGGAGGGGATTTAATGAGAATAGGGCCCAGGAATGTAGAGGCTGTCCGGAAAGAGTTATCTGACTTGCATATCCCAATCGTTGCTGAAGATGTCGGCGGTAATAGCGGAAGGACGATCGAATTCAATTTGCACGATTGTTTATTGAATATCCGTACCGTCAATAAAGGAACAAAAAACATATAG
- a CDS encoding FliA/WhiG family RNA polymerase sigma factor, with product MSHLTIEEEQVCWKNWIDCRDPRAGDILVKKYIPLVSYHVQRISVSLPKNVSRDDIRSLGMMGLFDALERFDTKRDLKFDTYASFRIRGAILDGLRKEDWLPRSARDKAKKIESAIEKLEQKYMRNLTPNEIATELNIPEEDVYAAIQGNFFANVLSMDDQEHDDKDSKTFHIKDEKADLPEEHVLREELYMELAKVIETLNEKEQLVLQLFYKEELTLTEIGQVMSLSTSRISQIHSKAIYKLRNAMKEQ from the coding sequence ATGTCTCATCTGACCATCGAAGAAGAACAAGTATGTTGGAAAAATTGGATTGATTGCAGAGATCCGCGAGCTGGGGACATTTTGGTCAAGAAATATATCCCTCTTGTTTCCTATCATGTTCAACGCATTTCGGTTAGCCTTCCTAAAAATGTGAGCCGTGATGATATCAGGAGTCTAGGGATGATGGGGTTATTCGATGCCCTGGAACGATTTGATACGAAGCGCGACCTGAAGTTCGATACATATGCTTCATTTAGAATTCGAGGAGCGATTTTAGATGGATTAAGAAAAGAGGATTGGCTTCCACGGAGTGCAAGGGATAAAGCCAAGAAAATTGAGTCAGCCATAGAAAAGCTTGAGCAAAAATACATGAGGAACCTCACTCCAAATGAAATTGCAACCGAATTGAACATACCGGAAGAAGATGTGTACGCTGCGATACAAGGGAATTTCTTTGCAAATGTTCTGTCCATGGATGACCAGGAGCATGATGATAAGGATAGTAAGACTTTTCATATCAAGGATGAAAAAGCGGATTTGCCAGAGGAACATGTTTTACGGGAAGAGTTGTATATGGAATTGGCAAAAGTCATAGAGACGCTCAATGAAAAGGAACAGCTTGTCTTACAGCTCTTTTATAAAGAGGAATTGACGTTAACCGAAATCGGGCAGGTCATGAGCCTGTCCACTTCGCGAATTTCCCAGATCCACTCAAAAGCGATTTACAAATTAAGAAACGCAATGAAAGAGCAATAA
- the rpsB gene encoding 30S ribosomal protein S2 — MSVISMKQLLEAGVHFGHQTRRWNPKMKKYIFTERNGIYIIDLQKTVKKVEEAYNFVKELAANGGTVLFVGTKKQAQESVKEEAIRSGMYYVNQRWLGGTLTNFETIQKRIARLKDIEKMEANGTFEVLPKKEVIQLKKEWDRLEKFLGGIKDMKTLPDAIFVIDPRKERIAVAEAHKLHIPLVGIVDTNCDPDEIDVVIPANDDAIRAVKLLTGKMADAILEAKQGEETATETTTA, encoded by the coding sequence ATGTCAGTCATTTCTATGAAACAATTGCTTGAAGCTGGTGTGCATTTCGGACACCAAACACGTCGCTGGAACCCTAAAATGAAGAAATATATCTTCACTGAGCGTAACGGCATCTACATCATCGACCTTCAAAAAACAGTTAAAAAGGTTGAAGAAGCTTATAACTTCGTGAAAGAATTAGCTGCTAACGGCGGTACTGTTCTTTTCGTTGGTACTAAAAAACAAGCTCAAGAATCTGTTAAAGAAGAAGCTATCCGTTCAGGTATGTACTATGTAAACCAACGCTGGTTAGGTGGAACTTTAACAAACTTTGAAACAATCCAAAAACGTATTGCTCGTCTTAAAGATATCGAAAAAATGGAAGCAAACGGAACTTTCGAAGTGCTTCCTAAAAAAGAAGTTATCCAACTTAAAAAAGAATGGGATCGCTTAGAGAAATTCTTAGGCGGTATTAAAGATATGAAGACTCTTCCTGATGCGATCTTCGTTATCGACCCTCGCAAAGAGCGTATCGCTGTTGCGGAAGCACACAAATTACACATTCCACTTGTAGGTATCGTTGATACAAACTGTGATCCGGATGAAATCGATGTAGTTATTCCTGCGAATGACGATGCAATCCGTGCTGTTAAATTATTAACAGGTAAAATGGCAGATGCTATCTTAGAAGCTAAACAAGGTGAAGAAACAGCAACTGAAACAACAACTGCTTAA
- the tsf gene encoding translation elongation factor Ts, with translation MAITAQLVKELREKTGAGMMDCKKALVQTEGDMEKAIDFLREKGIAKAANKGDRIAAEGLTSIVVDGNQAVILEVNSETDFVAKNEGFQTLVKELAAFLLANKPESVEAALEQTMENGAKVADHINAAVAKIGEKLTLRRFQVVTKTDSDAFGAYLHMGGRISVLSVVEGTTDEEAAKGVSMHIAALNPKYISRDQVDASELDREREVLTQQALNEGKPEKIVAKMVEGRINKFYEEICVNEQAFVKNPDQKVGEFVESKGGKLLSFVRYEVGEGLEKRQENFAEEVMNQVKKD, from the coding sequence ATGGCAATCACTGCACAATTAGTTAAAGAATTGCGTGAAAAAACTGGTGCCGGCATGATGGATTGTAAAAAGGCGCTTGTACAAACGGAAGGCGATATGGAAAAAGCGATCGATTTCCTACGTGAAAAAGGAATTGCAAAAGCTGCCAATAAAGGCGACCGTATCGCTGCTGAAGGATTGACTTCTATCGTGGTTGACGGAAACCAAGCGGTCATTCTTGAAGTGAACTCAGAAACTGACTTCGTTGCTAAAAACGAAGGCTTCCAAACTCTTGTTAAAGAATTGGCTGCATTCCTTCTTGCTAACAAACCTGAAAGCGTTGAAGCAGCTCTAGAGCAAACTATGGAAAATGGAGCAAAAGTTGCAGATCATATCAATGCTGCTGTTGCTAAAATTGGGGAAAAATTAACGCTTCGCCGTTTCCAAGTTGTTACAAAAACTGATAGTGATGCATTTGGTGCTTACCTTCACATGGGCGGCCGCATCAGCGTACTATCCGTTGTTGAAGGCACAACTGACGAAGAAGCAGCTAAAGGCGTTTCCATGCATATCGCTGCTCTTAACCCAAAATATATCTCTCGTGACCAAGTCGATGCTAGTGAATTAGATCGCGAGCGCGAAGTTCTTACACAACAAGCACTTAATGAAGGCAAACCAGAAAAAATCGTTGCAAAAATGGTTGAAGGGCGCATCAACAAATTCTACGAAGAAATTTGTGTGAATGAGCAAGCTTTCGTTAAAAACCCAGATCAAAAAGTGGGAGAATTCGTTGAATCAAAAGGCGGAAAACTTCTTTCATTCGTTCGTTATGAAGTAGGGGAAGGTCTTGAGAAACGTCAAGAAAACTTTGCTGAAGAAGTAATGAACCAAGTTAAAAAAGACTAA